The sequence CTGAGCTGGGTAGCACGGGGCTGGGAGACATCCTCGCTTCCCTCATCACCTCCCCCCATGCACTTGGATTCCTTCTCGCCCCCTCCCcgtgaattttttttaatttattcctcTCCTCCACAGCTTCCAGCGTaactcttcctctctccctctcctccctccctttgcTGGGTGGGCTCCCCGTGCACACCTCACGGCGAAAGGGCTGAGGCGCAGAGCTCGTAGCAGACtgaaagcaggagctgctccagacATTCGGGCAGGCAACTACTGGGTCTCAGCTTGTTAGACACATGTTCCTGTACAGACACACGCACGagtggggatggaggggagggagaggtgaGTGAGAAGCTCTAGGGTTAGACTTCACATGTCTGGTATTATTTGGGGATCCGTGCCATTTCCTCtatatttactattattttcgGGGGGGGGTGTCACAGAAGACACAGGATTGCGTTACTGAAAAGCACGCTCTATGAacgagctgcagcaggaagcaaGTTTGGAGTGTTTCCCCCTCTTGTCACTCGGGGGAAGCTTTTTCCCATCCCAAAAGGACGGGTCCCtgtgtcataaaaaaaaaaaaaaaaaaaaaaaaaaaaaaagaagcaagccCTAAATCCAACTAATCCAACTGCATGTTTTCTGATAGgtagaaacacagaattaaaaacaaagcagtaaagGACTTGGAGTTCCAAGAGTGCGTTTGCAGATCTGCTCATTTTAGTCCCAGTCACGCCCATGAATACTATTAATTGCTTTGAGCTTTTTATGCAAAACAATCCTGATTCACCACAATAAAATCTGGGTTTGGATTTTAGGGGAATGGGGAACTAAAATGTGCCGAGTCCCCGTATGGAGAGATGTTTTCAAATAAGATGCTCTTCAGTTAAGTGGaactttcttccctcttttttttttttttttttttttcctcctttggaAAACTGagccagcagctttttttttttttcaaatttttaaggaaaaaaaattctgtccatcattcagacagaaatacttcaaaacTAGAAATCGGTTTAAAGCAATGCATTTATTTCGGTTCTgtgcaggagaggaggagaaggagcggGAAAGGAGCGGACAAATTCCCCAACGAAGCCCTTTCAGCTTCGTGTGTCCGGCTGTTacgttttttgggggggtggcGGGGGACAAGGCTCCCACCACTGCAGGACAAGGACCCAGAGAGCGTGAAGAATGTGTCCTTCCTCCAGCTCCGCGCTCTTTTCGGGATTTTGTGACGGAGGGGACGCGTTTCGTTCCCAGCATACCTGGGACGTTTCGCTGCTGGGATGGAAGACGcgaaaaaaaagtttatagaGAAGGCAGCGGGGGGTGAGCCGGGGGGGGAGTTGCTGAACCCGGGGGTTAACGGGACACGGTGGGAAAAGCGGCGGGCCGTTTCCGCCGGGCGTTTGGGTTATAAATGCGGCGTTTCTCGCCCGGTGCCTTTGACTGCCCGGTGACTTTGTGTTGGCTGCAGGTCGGGCGGCGGTGCGCGGCGGGTCCCCGGGGCAGACGGGGCGGGGGGGCTCGGCGTGGGGGAGAGCCTTGGGGAGAGGCACCCTCTCGCCTTGTCAGGTTTACGTCTCGGGATGGTGAAGGAGCAAGCCCGTTAGAAACCCCGGAATGAAATAATCCGCGTTACGCGAGAAAGGAAAACGGGACGGGGGGTGGAAAGGTTTGGAAGCGGTCTCCAAGCCCACCGGCGCCCCAGTCATTGTTACTCGTGTGCTCTTTTGTTCCCAGAAGTTAGCAAACTCCTCCGCAACTTGTAAACCGTCCCCGGtcccaataaaaaaaaaaaaaaaaaaaaaaaaaaaaaaaaggcaaaataaccCCAAAACGCGGCCACGTCCCTTCTGgcaggaggcaaaaaaaaaaaaaaaaaaaaaaaaaagcgcagaGAAGTTTGAACCCGGCCGGCCGCGGGGACGCTCGGCGACCTCTAGAAAGAAAGggacaccccccaaaaaaaaaaatatatatatataataataaataaaacccgGCCGGGACGCGGCGCCCCGCCGGCAGCGGCGCGGAGCTGCGCTGGGAGCCCCGCGCTCGGAGCCCGGCGCCGGAGCCAGGGGAGccggcgggggccgggcgggggccgggcgctcccccgcagctccccgcagctccccgcAGCCGGGGGGCGAGCCTCGGGAAGCCGCAGGAGCGCCGGGCTCGGAGCCTATGGCAAAGTGCGGCGGTGGCATGCCTGCGCGGCTCTCGCACGCTACCGAGCGCATCTTTCAGGTTGTCACGGCCACGTGTGCCAGCAGTCGCGGTCTTTTGTGTTGCGTGTGGTTCCCTTCGACGTTTTGCAGCTAGCAGAATCCTCCCCGGTCCCTCTCCCTTCGCCTACATAGCGATAGTCTTACTGTTCTGGAAACCCAGCGTTACTAAAATACTCTTGGTGGTTACGCTAGATCGTGTCTTTCCTTCTATGTGTTATCTCCTAGTGCTTAATGATGTTGTGAGAACGTctgtcttccctttttttttattattattttttttaaatattggcaTCCATTTTCACCTGTTAGAGGTCAGCAGGACTTGATAGCCTCACAATTTTAGCCCTTCTGTGCAAGGTTGTTTTGATGCGTGGCGAGTcatttctggaaggaaaaatattttagcactgACATTAGCTACATCAAAAGGCAAATTTGCTGTAGTGACTCCATCAATTAAAAAGTACTTGCCTACAGTAACATGACCTTGCAAACGACATCGATAGTTAATATGATCGTTAGTCATTAACAGTATTATTAtattcaaaaatgtaaatttgttgCCAGAATCAACATATTTACCGCTCTGCACGTTttattcttcagtgttttcacatCTTGTATAAAGTGGCCAATTAATTTTCATCCTTTAATCTTGTGtggagttatttttattttgcttagttCGGTCAAATGGAGCTGAGGAAAatgtcctttccttttttttttttttttttttttcttttagcagatCTATCTTTAATTCTAGAGTAACGTAATGTAAAGTACAAAAGCCTGACCCGAGGTAGTCTCTTTGCAGTGTGCTCCTTATTCAAATATGCCCAGAATCGGAAAAAAAGTTATCGTATGCATCCCATAAATTTAAATCGAAGGTTTCTCATACAACAAAGACTTGCTAAGGAATGAATTGTTTTAatacctttctgttttcttctagaTTTGTCGGCATTAATGCATCTGACATAAACTACTCAGCCGGTCGATATGACACATCGGTTAAACCCCCATTTGACATAGGCTTTGAAGGTGTTGGTGATGTGGTAGCGTTAGGACTCAGTGCTAGTGCCGATTACACGGTGGGCCAGGCCGTGGCCTACGTTAAAGCAGGTTCCTTTGCTGAATACACAGTCGTGCCTGCCAAGCAAGCAGTGCCTCTGCCCTCTGTGAAACCTGAGTTTCTGACTTTAATGGTAAGTGGTGCTACTGCATACATCAGCCTGAAGGAACTGGGAGAGCTGTCTGAAGGCCAGAAGGTCCTGGTGACAGCAGCGGCTGGAGGAACGGGCCAGTTCGCTGTGCAGCTCGCAAAGAAGGCAAAGTGCCATGTAATTGGAACCTGCTCCAGCGATGAAAAGGGTGGCTTTCTGAAATCCATTGGCTGTGACCGTGCAATCAactataaaactgaaaacattgaGTCTGTCCTTAGGAAGGACTACCCAGAAGGTGTGGATGTAGTGTACGAGTCTGTTGGTGGGAAGATGTTTGACTTGGCTGTTAACTCCTTGGCTACCAAAGGGCGCCTGATAGTTATTGGGTTTATCACTGGCTACCAGAACCCTACTGGCCTCTCGCCTATTAAAGCAGAGGTTTTGCCAGCAAAACTGCTGAAGAAGTCTGCCAGCATCCGGGGTTTCTTCTTGAACCATTACTTTTCCGAATACAAAATGGCTCTGAAGCACTTGCTCGAGATGTATGAAAAAGGAGAACTGGTCTGTGAGGTGGACCTTGGAGACATGTCTCCAGAGGGCAAGTTCATTGGCTTGGAGTCTGTATTTCGTGCTGTAGATTACATGTACATGGGAAAAAACATTGGAAAAATTGTAGTTGAATTACCTCACTCTGTCAACAGTAAGctgtaaaaacagaacaatgaTATAaatcagaagagagaaaatgggCACTTTATGCCTTAGAATTACTagaacaatttcttttttttttctttttttttttttttttaacttagtaatggatattaaattaaaaaacagcattaagGTGTTAATAAAgagttttgtgggtttttttccttcttttcctgaaagTGCCTTAATCTGTGGCCGAAGCACAGACTTAACGGGCCTGTGTTTGATTCTGTTGCTTAGGCTAGCATGAGACAGGAACATTGTTCATGACAGAGTAAGTCTTGATGCAGAGACAGATTTAGTCTGTCAGACTAGTTTGATaagattttatatatagttcagctcagatttttttttttttcagcagatttGATTccctgatttaaaaataaaatagttagaACAAGACTAAGTAAAAAGAGTCATATCATGTGGCTACTTTATTAAATATTCTCTAtgagtttataaaaaaatatattcttgatttattttttttttgtaacaaacaCAATAATCATAATTTTACATTGTGGATTATAGTAATATTTCTTGACCAGTTACACAGGGAAAATTTACCTTCCAAATCTAACATGGCagtaataataagaaaaaaaacttgtttttttagTCATGTCATTCATAACTGTAAACAActgtgacattttattttaaatatttcactacAAGCTGtgactttattttcttgcaCTTTAATCTGCTACTGTTAGTGCTTACCATCCCACCATCTCCCTTTAATCAGTGTTACAAGACTGTTGGAGTGGGGTTTTGAGCCATGTTCATATGTGTTCAGGCCCTGTTATATTTTTTgaagatttaataaa comes from Aythya fuligula isolate bAytFul2 chromosome 2, bAytFul2.pri, whole genome shotgun sequence and encodes:
- the ZADH2 gene encoding prostaglandin reductase 3, whose product is MSWSARSGVALGWRARPIVDLSYSRHFLDFQGSGIPSAMKKLVVTRRSPNFREAVALRHGVPVPLPGDGDLLVRNRFVGINASDINYSAGRYDTSVKPPFDIGFEGVGDVVALGLSASADYTVGQAVAYVKAGSFAEYTVVPAKQAVPLPSVKPEFLTLMVSGATAYISLKELGELSEGQKVLVTAAAGGTGQFAVQLAKKAKCHVIGTCSSDEKGGFLKSIGCDRAINYKTENIESVLRKDYPEGVDVVYESVGGKMFDLAVNSLATKGRLIVIGFITGYQNPTGLSPIKAEVLPAKLLKKSASIRGFFLNHYFSEYKMALKHLLEMYEKGELVCEVDLGDMSPEGKFIGLESVFRAVDYMYMGKNIGKIVVELPHSVNSKL